The following are from one region of the Penaeus vannamei isolate JL-2024 chromosome 28, ASM4276789v1, whole genome shotgun sequence genome:
- the Sec61beta gene encoding protein transport protein Sec61 subunit beta, whose protein sequence is MPSSPSSTIVGSGGRSPARTVSPRSGGSGSMARQSGGTTARQRKTTTSTSGRSSASTGGMWRFYTDDSPGIKVGPLPVLVGSLVFIATVFMLHIWGKYTRS, encoded by the exons cctTCCTCGCCAAGTTCGACCATTGTGGGGTCTGGAGGCCGCTCCCCAGCCCGCACAGTGTCCCCCCGCAGTGGAGGGTCAGGCTCGATGGCCAGGCAGTCTGGCGGAACCACAGCTAGACAACGCAagaccaccacctctacctctgGCCGCAGTTCAGCCTCAACGGGAGGCATGTGGAGGTTCTACACTGACGACTCCCCAGGAATCAAAGT TGGTCCCCTGCCAGTGCTTGTTGGTTCTCTTGTCTTCATTGCCACTGTCTTCATGCTCCACATCTGGGGCAAGTACACGCGCTCTTAA